The Meleagris gallopavo isolate NT-WF06-2002-E0010 breed Aviagen turkey brand Nicholas breeding stock unplaced genomic scaffold, Turkey_5.1 ChrUn_random_7180001875055, whole genome shotgun sequence genomic interval GTGTTCGGGGCGATTTATAGGTTCAGAAGGTCCTTATTTACGggttcccccccccccactttTCGGGTCCCTGGGCTGCAGGTCCCCGGAGGACGCGGAACGCGAATGGCGGCTGGAATTCCACCGCTGGAGCTCCTACATGGGCCGCTGGAGGACTCAATTCGAGCACTACAGCCGCCAGCANNNNNNNNNNNNNNNNNNNNNNNNNNNNNNNNNNNNNNNNNNNNNNNNNNNNNNNNNNNNNNNNNNNNNNNNNNNNNNNNNNNNNNNNNNNNNNNNNNNNNNNNNNNNNNNNNNNNNNNNNNNNNNNNNNNNNNNNNNNNNNNNNNNNNNNNNNNNNNNNNNNNNNNNNNNNNNNNNNNNNNNNNNNNNNNNNNNNNNNNNNNNNNNNNNNNNNNNNNNNNNNNNNNNNNNNNNNNNNNNNNNNNNNNNNNNNNNNNNNNNNNNNNNNNNNNNNNNNNNNNNNNNNNNNNNNNNNNNNNNNNNNNNNNNNNNNNNNNNNNNNNNNNNNNNNNNNNNNNNNNNNNNNNNNNNNNNNNNNNNNNNNNNNNNNNNNNNNNNNNNNNNNNNNNNNNNNNNNNNNNNNNNNNNNNNNNNNNNNNNNNNNNNNNNNNNNNNNNNNNNNNNNNNNNNNNNNNNNNNNNNNNNNNNNNNNNNNNNNNNNNNNNNNNNNNNNNNNNNNNNNNNNNNNNNNNNNNNNNNNNNNNNNNNNNNNNNNNNNNNNNNNNNNNNNNNNNNNNNNNNNNNNNNNNNNNNNNNNNNNNNNNNNNNNNNNNNNNNNNNNNNNNNNNNNNNNNNNNNNNNNNNNNNNNNNNNNNNNNNNNNNNNNNNNNNNNNNNNNNNNNNNNNNNNNNNNNNNNNNNNNNNNNNNNNNNNNNNNNNNNNNNNNNNNNNNNNNNNNNNNNNNNNNNNNNNNNNNNNNNNNNNNNNNNNNNNNNNNNNNNNNNNNNNNNNNNNNNNNNNNNNNNNNNNNNNNNNNNNNNNNNNNNNNNNNNNNNNNNNNNNNNNNNNNNNNNNNNNNNNNNNNNNNNNNNNNNNNNNNNNNNNNNNNNNNNNNNNNNNNNNNNNNNNNNNNNNNNNNNNNNNNNNNNNNNNNNNNNNNNNNNNNNNNNNNNNNNNNNNNNNNNNNNNNNNNNNNNNNNNNNNNNNNNNNNNNNNNNNNNNNNNNNNNNNNNNNNNNNNNNNNNNNNNNNNNNNNNNNNNNNNNNNNNNNNNNNNNNNNNNNNNNNNNNNNNNNNNNNNNNNNNNNNNNNNNNNNNNNNNNNNNNNNNNNNNNNNNNNNNNNNNNNNNNNNNNNNNNNNNNNNNNNNNNNNNNNNNNNNNNNNNNNNNNNNNNNNNNNNNNNNNNNNNNNNNNNNNNNNNNNNNNNNNNNNNNNNNNNNNNNNNNNNNNNNNNNNNNNNNNNNNNNNNNNNNNNNNNNNNNNNNNNNNNNNNNNNNNNNNNNNNNNNNNNNNNNNNNNNNNNNNNNNNNNNNNNNNNNNNNNNNNNNNNNNNNNNNNNNNNNNNNNNNNNNNNNNNNNNNNNNNNNNNNNNNNNNNNNNNNNNNNNNNNNNNNNNNNNNNNNNNNNNNNNNNNNNNNNNNNNNNNNNNNNNNNNNNNNNNNNNNNNNNNNNNNNNNNNNNNNNNNNNNNNNNNNNNNNNNNNNNNNNNNNNNNNNNNNNNNNNNNNNNNNNNNNNNNNNNNNNNNNNNNNNNNNNNNNNNNNNNNNNNNNNNNNNNNNNNNNNNNNNNNNNNNNNNNNNNNNNNNNNNNNNNNNNNNNNNNNNNNNNNNNNNNNNNNNNNNNNNNNNNNNNNNNNNNNNNNNNNNNNNNNNNNNNNNNNNNNNNNNNNNNNNNNNNNNNNNNNNNNNNNNNNNNNNNNNNNNNNNNNNNNNNNNNNNNNNNNNNNNNNNNNNNNNNNNNNNNNNNNNNNNNNNNNNNNNNNNNNNNNNNNNNNNNNNNNNNNNNNNNNNNNNNNNNNNNNNNNNNNNNNNNNNNNNNNNNNNNNNNNNNNNNNNNNNNNNNNNNNNNNNNNNNNNNNNNNNNNNNNNNNNNNNNNNNNNNNNNNNNNNNNNNNNNNNNNNNNNNNNNNNNNNNNNNNNNNNNNNNNNNNNNNNNNNNNNNNNNNNNNNNNNNNNNNNNNNNNNNNNNNNNNNNNNNNNNNNNNNNNNNNNNNNNNNNNNNNNNNNNNNNNNNNNNNNNNNNNNNNNNNNNNNNNNNNNNNNNNNNNNNNNNNNNNNNNNNNNNNNNNNNNNNNNNNNNNNNNNNNNNNNNNNNNNNNNNNNNNNNNNNNNNNNNNNNNNNNNNNNNNNNNNNNNNNNNNNNNNNNNNNNNNNNNNNNNNNNNNNNNNNNNNNNNNNNNNNNNNNNNNNNNNNNNNNNNNNNNNNNNNNNNNNNNNNNNNNNNNNNNNNNNNNNNNNNNNNNNNNNNNNNNNNNNNNNNNNNNNNNNNNNNNNNNNNNNNNNNNNNNNNNNNNNNNNNNNNNNNNNNNNNNNNNNNNNNNNNNNNNNNNNNNNNNNNNNNNNNNNNNNNNNNNNNNNNNNNNNNNNNNNNNNNNNNNNNNNNNNNNNNNNNNNNNNNNNNNNNNNNNNNNNNNNNNNNNNNNNNNNNNNNNNNNNNNNNNNNNNNNNNNNNNNNNNNNNNNNNNNNNNNNNNNNNNNNNNNNNNNNNNNNNNNNNNNNNNNNNNNNNNNNNNNNNNNNNNNNNNNNNNNNNNNNNNNNNNNNNNNNNNNNNNNNNNNNNNNNNNNNNNNNNNNNNNNNNNNNNNNNNNNNNNNNNNNNNNNNNNNNNNNNNNNNNNNNNNNNNNNNNNNNNNNNNNNNNNNNNNNNNNNNNNNNNNNNNNNNNNNNNNNNNNNNNNNNNNNNNNNNNNNNNNNNNNNNNNNNNNNNNNNNNNNNNNNNNNNNNNNNNNNNNNNNNNNNNNNNNNNNNNNNNNNNNNNNNNNNNNNNNNNNNNNNNNNNNNNNNNNNNNNNNNNNNNNNNNNNNNNNNNNNNNNNNNNNNNNNNNNNNNNNNNNNNNNNNNNNNNNNNNNNNNNNNNNNNNNNNNNNNNNNNNNNNNNNNNNNNNNNNNNNNNNNNNNNNNNNNNNNNNNNNNNNNNNNNNNNNNNNNNNNNNNNNNNNNNNNNNNNNNNNNNNNNNNNNNNNNNNNNNNNNNNNNNNNNNNNNNNNNNNNNNNNNNNNNNNNNNNNNNNNNNNNNNNNNNNNNNNNNNNNNNNNNNNNNNNNNNNNNNNNNNNNNNNNNNNNNNNNNNNNNNNNNNNNNNNNNNNNNNNNNNNNNNNNNNNNNNNNNNNNNNNNNNNNNNNNNNNNNNNNNNNNNNNNNNNNNNNNNNNNNNNNNNNNNNNNNNNNNNNNNNNNNNNNNNNNNNNNNNNNNNNNNNNNNNNNNNNNNNNNNNNNNNNNNNNNNNNNNNNNNNNNNNNNNNNNNNNNNNNNNNNNNNNNNNNNNNNNNNNNNNNNNNNNNNNNNNNNNNNNNNNNNNNNNNNNNNNNNNNNNNNNNNNNNNNNNNNNNNNNNNNNNNNNNNNNNNNNNNNNNNNNNNNNNNNNNNNNNNNNNNNNNNNNNNNNNNNNNNNNNNNNNNNNNNNNNNNNNNNNNNNNNNNNNNNNNNNNNNNNNNNNNNNNNNNNNNNNNNNNNNNNNNNNNNNNNNNNNNNNNNNNNNNNNNNNNNNNNNNNNNNNNNNNNNNNNNNNNNNNNNNNNNNNNNNNNNNNNNNNNNNNNNNNNNNNNNNNNNNNNNNNNNNNNNNNNNNNNNNNNNNNNNNNNNNNNNNNNNNNNNNNNNNNNNNNNNNNNNNNNNNNNNNNNNNNNNNNNNNNNNNNNNNNNNNNNNNNNNNNNNNNNNNNNNNNNNNNNNNNNNNNNNNNNNNNNNNNNNNNNNNNNNNNNNNNNNNNNNNNNNNNNNNNNNNNNNNNNNNNNNNNNNNNNNNNNNNNNNNNNNNNNNNNNNNNNNNNNNNNNNNNNNNNNNNNNNNNNNNNNNNNNNNNNNNNNNNNNNNNNNNNNNNNNNNNNNNNNNNNNNNNNNNNNNNNNNNNNNNNNNNNNNNNNNNNNNNNNNNNNNNNNNNNNNNNNNNNNNNNNNNNNNNNNNNNNNNNNNNNNNNNNNNNNNNNNNNNNNNNNNNNNNNNNNNNNNNNNNNNNNNNNNNNNNNNNNNNNNNNNNNNNNNNNNNNNNNNNNNNNNNNNNNNNNNNNNNNNNNNNNNNNNNNNNNNNNNNNNNNNNNNNNNNNNNNNNNNNNNNNNNNNNNNNNNNNNNNNNNNNNNNNNNNNNNNNNNNNNNNNNNNNNNNNNNNNNNNNNNNNNNNNNNNNNNNNNNNNNNNNNNNNNNNNNNNNNNNNNNNNNNNNNNNNNNNNNNNNNNNNNNNNNNNNNNNNNNNNNNNNNNNNNNNNNNNNNNNNNNNNNNNNNNNNNNNNNNNNNNNNNNNNNNNNNNNNNNNNNNNNNNNNNNNNNNNNNNNNNNNNNNNNNNNNNNNNNNNNNNNNNNNNNNNNNNNNNNNNNNNNNNNNNNNNNNNNNNNNNNNNNNNNNNNNNNNNNNNNNNNNNNNNNNNNNNNNNNNNNNNNNNNNNNNNNNNNNNNNNNNNNNNNNNNNNNNNNNNNNNNNNNNNNNNNNNNNNNNNNNNNNNNNNNNNNNNNNNNNNNNNNNNNNNNNNNNNNNNNNNNNNNNNNNNNNNNNNNNNNNNNNNNNNNNNNNNNNNNNNNNNNNNNNNNNNNNNNNNNNNNNNNNNNNNNNNNNNNNNNNNNNNNNNNNNNNNNNNNNNNNNNNNNNNNNNNNNNNNNNNNNNNNNNNNNNNNNNNNNNNNNNNNNNNNNNNNNNNNNNNNNNNNNNNNNNNNNNNNNNNNNNNNNNNNNNNNNNNNNNNNNNNNNNNNNNNNNNNNNNNNNNNNNNNNNNNNNNNNNNNNNNNNNNNNNNNNNNNNNNNNNNNNNNNNNNNNNNNNNNNNNNNNNNNNNNNNNNNNNNNNNNNNNNNNNNNNNNNNNNNNNNNNNNNNNNNNNNNNNNNNNNNNNNNNNNNNNNNNNNNNNNNNNNNNNNNNNNNNNNNNNNNNNNNNNNNNNNNNNNNNNNNNNNNNNNNNNNNNNNNNNNNNNNNNNNNNNNNNNNNNNNNNNNNNNNNNNNNNNNNNNNNNNNNNNNNNNNNNNNNNNNNNNNNNNNNNNNNNNNNNNNNNNNNNNNNNNNNNNNNNNNNNNNNNNNNNNNNNNNNNNNNNNNNNNNNNNNNNNNNNNNNNNNNNNNNNNNNNNNNNNNNNNNNNNNNNNNNNNNNNNNNNNNNNNNNNNNNNNNNNNNNNNNNNNNNNNNNNNNNNNNNNNNNNNNNNNNNNNNNNNNNNNNNNNNNNNNNNNNNNNNNNNNNNNNNNNNNNNNNNNNNNNNNNNNNNNNNNNNNNNNNNNNNNNNNNNNNNNNNNNNNNNNNNNNNNNNNNNNNNNNNNNNNNNNNNNNNNNNNNNNNNNNNNNNNNNNNNNNNNNNNNNNNNNNNNNNNNNNNNNNNNNNNNNNNNNNNNNNNNNNNNNNNNNNNNNNNNNNNNNNNNNNNNNNNNNNNNNNNNNNNNNNNNNNNNNNNNNNNNNNNNNNNNNNNNNNNNNNNNNNNNNNNNNNNNNNNNNNNNNNNNNNNNNNNNNNNNNNNNNNNNNNNNNNNNNNNNNNNNNNNNNNNNNNNNNNNNNNNNNNNNNNNNNNNNNNNNNNNNNNNNNNNNNNNNNNNNNNNNNNNNNNNNNNNNNNNNNNNNNNNNNNNNNNNNNNNNNNNNNNNNNNNNNNNNNNNNNNNNNNNNNNNNNNNNNNNNNNNNNNNNNNNNNNNNNNNNNNNNNNNNNNNNNNNNNNNNNNNNNNNNNNNNNNNNNNNNNNNNNNNNNNNNNNNNNNNNNNNNNNNNNNNNNNNNNNNNNNNNNNNNNNNNNNNNNNNNNNNNNNNNNNNNNNNNNNNNNNNNNNNNNNNNNNNNNNNNNNNNNNNNNNNNNNNNNNNNNNNNNNNNNNNNNNNNNNNNNNNNNNNNNNNNNNNNNNNNNNNNNNNNNNNNNNNNNNNNNNNNNNNNNNNNNNNNNNNNNNNNNNNNNNNNNNNNNNNNNNNNNNNNNNNNNNNNNNNNNNNNNNNNNNNNNNNNNNNNNNNNNNNNNNNNNNNNNNNNNNNNNNNNNNNNNNNNNNNNNNNNNNNNNNNNNNNNNNNNNNNNNNNNNNNNNNNNNNNNNNNNNNNNNNNNNNNNNNNNNNNNNNNNNNNNNNNNNNNNNNNNNNNNNNNNNNNNNNNNNNNNNNNNNNNNNNNNNNNNNNNNNNNNNNNNNNNNNNNNNNNNNNNNNNNNNNNNNNNNNNNNNNNNNNNNNNNNNNNNNNNNNNNNNNNNNNNNNNNNNNNNNNNNNNNNNNNNNNNNNNNNNNNNNNNNNNNNNNNNNNNNNNNNNNNNNNNNNNNNNNNNNNNNNNNNNNNNNNNNNNNNNNNNNNNNNNNNNNNNNNNNNNNNNNNNNNNNNNNNNNNNNNNNNNNNNNNNNNNNNNNNNNNNNNNNNNNNNNNNNNNNNNNNNNNNNNNNNNNNNNNNNNNNNNNNNNNNNNNNNNNNNNNNNNNNNNNNNNNNNNNNNNNNNNNNNNNNNNNNNNNNNNNNNNNNNNNNNNNNNNNNNNNNNNNNNNNNNNNNNNNNNNNNNNNNNNNNNNNNNNNNNNNNNNNNNNNNNNNNNNNNNNNNNNNNNNNNNNNNNNNNNNNNNNNNNNNNNNNNNNNNNNNNNNNNNNNNNNNNNNNNNNNNNNNNNNNNNNNNNNNNNNNNNNNNNNNNNNNNNNNNNNNNNNNNNNNNNNNNNNNNNNNNNNNNNNNNNNNNNNNNNNNNNNNNNNNNNNNNNNNNNNNNNNNNNNNNNNNNNNNNNNNNNNNNNNNNNNNNNNNNNNNNNNNNNNNNNNNNNNNNNNNNNNNNNNNNNNNNNNNNNNNNNNNNNNNNNNNNNNNNNNNNNNNNNNNNNNNNNNNNNNNNNNNNNNNNNNNNNNNNNNNNNNNNNNNNNNNNNNNNNNNNNNNNNNNNNNNNNNNNNNNNNNNNNNNNNNNNNNNNNNNNNNNNNNNNNNNNNNNNNNNNNNNNNNNNNNNNNNNNNNNNNNNNNNNNNNNNNNNNNNNNNNNNNNNNNNNNNNNNNNNNNNNNNNNNGCGCTCAGCCCGCTTCTCCCGGTGGCGGCCGCGCCCACCTCCGGTCTTCTCCTTTCCGTTTCCGGTATGTCCCTTTCTCTCTTATGGTCTTCTCCTTTTCTACTTCCGGTCGTCCTGCCTTACTTTCGGCCTATCGCTTCCGTGGGATGAGCGCTCCTGCCGCTCTAGCAGCGCGATTCTATGGTTTTATCCCCCCTCCGGCTCATCGCAAGCTACTTCCGGTGGGATGAGGGCTCCCGCCGCTCTAGCCGCGCGACTCTATGGTTTTATCCCTCTCCTCGACCTCgtaaaaacaaaaagacccTCAAAAAAGCCCCAAATGTCCCAAAAATGGCAGCAAAATCGGTTTGTTAACAGagaataatgttttttattGGGATCCAGGGTTGGAACGTCGTAAGTAAGAGAGAAACCAAACCAGTCGGTCCTCCAAGCACCACCTACGGGTCCTCCAACCACCACCAACAGGATCAGAACCAGGACATGGGGGGAAATGGGGTCTTTTGGGGGGTCTCCATGGTAACAGACCCACAGAACTGCATACAGGTGTACAATACAGcattttttattacagtgtTTGGGTTGGAACGTTGTAGGTAAGATGAAAATCAAACCAGTCGGTCCTCCAAGCATCAGCTCCGGGTCCTCCAACCACCACCACCGGGATCAGAACCAGGATATGGGGGGCAAACGGGGTCTTTTGGGGGTCTCCATGGTAACAGACACCCGAAACTTTACACAGCAGTAGGGAACAACATCATTTATTACACCGTGTGGGTCAGAACATTGTAGGTAAGAGAGAAACCAAACCAGTCGGTCCTCCAAGCACCACCTCCAGGTCCTCCAACCACCACCACCGGGATCAGAACCAGGATATGGGGGGCAAATGGGGGTCTTTTGGGGAAGCAGCGGGGGTCTTTCTGGAGTTGGTTGCCACGACGACTAGCGGACGAGGTACTCCTTCCTCTTATTGAGCCGCGCCTGACACAAAGCAAAGCCTCCCAACAACAGGTAGAGCCCAGCAGCCACGAAACAGTTGGTGCCCACGCGTTCGTACAGCCCATAAATGCGCTCCGGACCGCTGGGATGGACGGAAATTAAGGTTAGAAATGGAGGTTGTGGGGTTGTGGTGTGGTGTGGTGTTGTTGTTGTGGTGTTGTGTCATGTCTTTGTTGCGTCGTTGTGTCATGTTGCTGTGTTGATGTGTCGTGTCGCTCTTGTGGTGTTGTTGTGTGGTGTTGTGTCGTTGTGGTGTTGTGGTgctgtgttgttgttgtgttgttgtgtggttgtgATGTTGCTGCATTGCTGTGTTGTATTGTTCTGGTGCTGTGGTGTTGTGTCGTTGTTGTGTCATGGCATCGTTGTCATTGTTTCATTGTGTCGTTGTGTCACTATTGTGCTGTTGTGTCGTTGTGTCActgttgtgtggttgtgtggCTGTGTCGTCGTGTGGTTGTGTGGTTGTGTCACTGTTGTGCTGTTGTGTGGTTGTCTTGTTGTGTGGTTGTTGTggttgtgtggttgtgtggtTGTTGTGTGGTTGTTGTGCGGTTGTGCGGTTGTGTTCttgtgtggttgtgttgttgtgCGGTTGTGCGGTTGTGTGGTtgtggttgtgttgttgtgtggttgtgcggttgtgttgttgtgtggtTGTTGTGCAGTTGTGcggttgtgttgttgtgtggtGGTTGTGCGGTTGTGcggttgtgttgttgtgtggttgttgtgcagttgtgtggttgtgttgttgtgtggtTGTTGTGCGGTTGTGCGGTtgtggttgtgttgttgtgtggtTGTTGTGCAGTTGTGTGGTtgtggttgtgttgttgtgCGGTTGTGcggttgtgttgttgtgtggttgtgACCCCAAGCCCAACTCACTCATTGAAGTCCTCCTCGGTGAAGGGCACGTCCTCGATCAGCACCGCCGAGTGCACGTTGNNNNNNNNNNNNNNNNNNNNNNNNNNNNNNNNNNNNNNNNNNNNNNNNNNNNNNNNNNNNNNNNNNNNNNNNNNNNNNNNNNNNNNNNNNNNNNNNNNNNNNNNNNNNNNNNNNNNNNNNNNNNNNNNNNNNNNNNNNNNNNNNNNNNNNNNNNNNNNNNNNNNNNNNNNNNNNNNNNNNNNNNNNNNNNNNNNNNNNNNNNNNNNNNNNNNNNNNNNNNNNNNNNNNNNNNNNNNNNNNNNNNNNNNNNNNNNNNNNNNNNNNNNNNNNNNNNNNNNNNNNNNNNNNNNNNNNNNNNNNNNNNNNNNNNNNNNNNNNNNNNNNNNNNNNNNNNNNNNNNNNNNNNNNNNNNNNNNNNNNNNNNNNNNNNNNNNNNNNNNNNNNNNNNNNNNNNNNNNNNNNNNNNNNNNNNNNNNNNNNNNNNNNNNNNNNNNNNNNNNNNNNNNNNNNNNNNNNNNNNNNNNNNNNNNNNNNNNNNNNNNNNNNNNNNNNNNNNNNNNNNNNNNNNNNNNNNNNNNNNNNNNNNNNNNNNNNNNNNNNNNNNNNNNNNNNNNNNNNNNNNNNNNNNNNNNNNNNNNNNNNNNNNNNNNNNNNNNNNNNNNNNNNNNNNNNNNNNNNNNNNNNNNNNNNNNNNNNNNNNNNNNNNNNNNNNNNNNNNNNNNNNNNNNNNNNNNNNNNNNNNNNNNNNNNNNNNNNNNNNNNNNNNNNNNNNNNNNNNNNNNNNNNNNNNNNNNNNNNNNNNNNNNNNNNNNNNNNNNNNNNNNNNNNNNNNNNNNNNNNNNNNNNNNNNNNNNNNNNNNNNNNNNNNNNNNNNNNNNNNNNNNNNNNNNNNNNNNNNNNNNNNNNNNNNNNNNNNNNNNNNNNNNNNNNNNNNNNNNNNNNNNNNNNNNNNNNNNNNNNNNNNNNNNNNNNNNNNNNNNNNNNNNNNNNNNNNNNNNNNNNNNNNNNNNNNNNNNNNNNNNNNNNNNNNNNNNNNNNNNNNNNNNNNNNNNNNNNNNNNNNNNNNNNNNNNNNNNNNNNNNNNNNNNNNNNNNNNNNNNNNNNNNNNNNNNNNNNNNNNNNNNNNNNNNNNNNNNNNNNNNNNNNNNNNNNNNNNNNNNNNNNNNNNNNNNNNNNNNNNNNNNNNNNNNNNNNNNNNNNNNNNNNNNNNNNNNNNNNNNNNNNNNNNNNNNNNNNNNNNNNNNNNNNNNNNNNNNNNNNNNNNNNNNNNNNNNNNNNNNNNNNNNNNNNNNNNNNNNNNNNNNNNNNNNNNNNNNNNNNNNNNNNNNNNNNNNNNNNNNNNNNNNNNNNNNNNNNNNNNNNNNNNNNNNNNNNNNNNNNNNNNNNNNNNNNNNNNNNNNNNNNNNNNNNNNNNNNNNNNNNNNNNNNNNNNNNNNNNNNNNNNNNNNNNNNNNNNNNNNNNNNNNNNNNNNNNNNNNNNNNNNNNNNNNNNNNNNNNNNNNNNNNNNNNNNNNNNNNNNNNNNNNNNNNNNNNNNNNNNNNNNNNNNNNNNNNNNNNNNNNNNNNNNNNNNNNNNNNNNNNNNNNNNNNNNNNNNNNNNNNNNNNNNNNNNNNNNNNNNNNNNNNNNNNNNNNNNNNNNNNNNNNNNNNNNNNNNNNNNNNNNNNNNNNNNNNNNNNNNNNNNNNNNNNNNNNNNNNNNNNNNNNNNNNNNNNNNNNNNNNNNNNNNNNNNNNNNNNNNNNNNNNNNNNNNNNNNNNNNNNNNNNNNNNNNNNNNNNNNNNNNNNNNNNNNNNNNNNNNNNNNNNNNNNNNNNNNNNNNNNNNNNNNNNNNNNNNNNNNNNNNNNNNNNNNNNNNNNNNNNNNNNNNNNNNNNNNNNNNNNNNNNNNNNNNNNNNNNNNNNNNNNNNNNNNNNNNNNNNNNNNNNNNNNNNNNNNNNNNNNNNNNNNNNNNNNNNNNNNNNNNNNNNNNNNNNNNNNNNNNNNNNNNNNNNNNNNNNNNNNNNNNNNNNNNNNNNNNNNNNNNNNNNNNNNNNNNNNNNNNNNNNNNNNNNNNNNNNNNNNNNNNNNNNNNNNNNNNNNNNNNNNNNNNNNNNNNNNNNNNNNNNNNNNNNNNNNNNNNNNNNNNNNNNNNNNNNNNNNNNNNNNNNNNNNNNNNNNNNNNNNNNNNNNNNNNNNNNNNNNNNNNNNNNNNNNNNNNNNNNNNNNNNNNNNNNNNNNNNNNNNNNNNNNNNNNNNNNNNNNNNNNNNNNNNNNNNNNNNNNNNNNNNNNNNNNNNNNNNNNNNNNNNNNNNNNNNNNNNNNNNNNNNNNNNNNNNNNNNNNNNNNNNNNNNNNNNNNNNNNNNNNNNNNNNNNNNNNNNNNNNNNNNNNNNNNNNNNNNNNNNNNNNNNNNNNNNNNNNNNNNNNNNNNNNNNNNNNNNNNNNNNNNNNNNNNNNNNNNNNNNNNNNNNNNNNNNNNNNNNNNNNNNNNNNNNNNNNNNNNNNNNNNNNNNNNNNNNNNNNNNNNNNNNNNNNNNNNNNNNNNNNNNNNNNNNNNNNNNNNNNNNNNNNNNNNNNNNNNNNNNNNNNNNNNNNNNNNNNNNNNNNNNNNNNNNNNNNNNNNNNNNNNNNNNNNNNNNNNNNNNNNNNNNNNNNNNNNNNNNNNNNNNNNNNNNNNNNNNNNNNNNNNNNNNNNNNNNNNNNNNNNNNNNNNNNNNNNNNNNNNNNNNNNNNNNNNNNNNNNNNNNNNNNNNNNNNNNNNNNNNNNNNNNNNNNNNNNNNNNNNNNNNNNNNNNNNNNNNNNNNNNNNNNNNNNNNNNNNNNNNNNNNNNNNNNNNNNNNNNNNNNNNNNNNNNNNNNNNNNNNNNNNNNNNNNNNNNNNNNNNNNNNNNNNNNNNNNNNNNNNNNNNNNNNNNNNNNNNNNNNNNNNNNNNNNNNNNNNNNNNNNNNNNNNNNNNNNNNNNNNNNNNNNNNNNNNNNNNNNNNNNNNNNNNNNNNNNNNNNNNNNNNNNNNNNNNNNNNNNNNNNNNNNNNNNNNNNNNNNNNNNNNNNNNNNNNNNNNNNNNNNNNNNNNNNNNNNNNNNNNNNNNNNNNNNNNNNNNNNNNNNNNNNNNNNNNNNNNNNNNNNNNNNNNNNNNNNNNNNNNNNNNNNNNNNNNNNNNNNNNNNNNNNNNNNNNNNNNNNNNNNNNNNNNNNNNNNNNNNNNNNNNNNNNNNNNNNNNNNNNNNNNNNNNNNNNNNNNNNNNNNNNNNNNNNNNNNNNNNNNNNNNNNNNNNNNNNNNNNNNNNNNNNNNNNNNNNNNNNNNNNNNNNNNNNNNNNNNNNNNNNNNNNNNNNNNNNNNNNNNNNNNNNNNNNNNNNNNNNNNNNNNNNNNNNNNNNNNNNNNNNNNNNNNNNNNNNNNNNNNNNNNNNNNNNNNNNNNNNNNNNNNNNNNNNNNNNNNNNNNNNNNNNNNNNNNNNNNN includes:
- the RNASEK gene encoding ribonuclease kappa, translating into NVHSAVLIEDVPFTEEDFNDGPERIYGLYERVGTNCFVAAGLYLLLGGFALCQARLNKRKEYLVR